Within Diospyros lotus cultivar Yz01 chromosome 15, ASM1463336v1, whole genome shotgun sequence, the genomic segment CCAAGGATTTGCATGGTTCTCGTTTAGTTTGGAAAGAATATCAGACAGCTGGTCTTCCTTATAATGGTTTCAATTACTTAAGGCGAGGAATgtttaaatttcttaatgatgataATTTCTGGTGGCTGGctttgcaaaaattttgagttcCTTGATGCGCGTAATGCTTTTATCTCTATTTGTTTTATTAGCTGAGATTGCACATGCTATGGCATAGTGTAAAACTAATTCCAACATTGATTAATTCAAGACATGTAACTCTTAACAAAACAACAGAAGTTGACGATAGAAGTTGTAAAAAGCTCTTGGCAACTCTTTACCATGCTAGTGGCTTCCTTGCAGTGGGTTTTGTTGCAgtataacaaaacaaaacatgcTATTTGTGACAATAAGTTGTTTGTTTACTTTGACTTTTGGCTTAAGCTAGAATCCGAGTTTCCTTTGTTAGTTATTAAATGCTTGTGAATTATCTCATAATGTTATTTGTGTTGACTGGTGTCACAAATTTGTGCATCGGACCTGTGAAGATTGGGGCCATTAAAAGAATAcaaatcttcaaattttaaagttcaagCTTTTGTGTTAACAATTCTCATTTTTAGATTGCTTGTGCAGGATGTATCAGGCCCTCTTGGCATCGGGGGATTATAAATCTGCAAAAGACATGCTGAAGAAAGTACCAAAACATGATGCCCAAGTTCGCTGTCTCATCAAAGCATGCCAAGCGACTTATATCATGCCTGCCTCGTTTAAAGGAAAGAAGACAAAAGGAATGGCAAGGAAATGAAATGCCAGTGATTGAACAACTCTATGTACATGTGTGGGGAGACGAAAAGTGAAgaggggaaagaaagaaaaagatcataTTCACATACAGTCGGCAATTGGTTTTTGCCGAAGCCTCTGAATCACAATGGTACGCCATCATCGTTTTTAATTCGAATCCTTGAACACATAGTATTCTCACTGTTTAACTCAATTGGTTTGGATACTGAGGAGTATAATACCCATCGTGCAGTGAGTAGGCCCTGGCACCGACTGTGGTACATGAATCTTCCATCAGAGTTCCAAGCAGCAAACTAGGTTTTTACTAATTCTCGCCTAATTCAGGTTCCAAGTGCCAGAGGCACGATTGCTAAACCCATATAGGACACAATAGCTGATGGCCTAACTACCAGTTCACCCCAAAGTCGATATCAAGTAGGCTGTTGTTGGATTTGTCAAATCGAAAATCAAGTCATGACAGAATTCTTTGTATAAAAATTGCCTCTCAAAGGATTTGGCATTCTATTTCTGTTACGGGAAGCCATTTCGACGAATACCTTCATTTTAGGTAGAGGATTGTTAACGAGTTACATTATTATGTCGACAAACTGTatacaaaatttacatttttatttcatttatattgTTATGCATGCTCGATTCCATGATTTTCCTACCTTTCTAgggagtaattttaatttttttcatcttttcaaGCACCAACCAATTGCACTAGAGCATAGAGAAATAGAATAGCAATAGGGACTCTTCAATTCATTCTTGAGTTGTCTGTTGCCTTGTGATTTGATTGATACAAAGGAACAGTCAAaatgaattggcaacaagaatggCCTGCCTGCAGCGGGCCCTGGCTTGTTGCAGCCTCTCACTGAGTGTCTCTTCTTTCACTGCAGCTTTCACCATGGCCAAATCCATTTCCATCAGCTTCAACACTCTCCCCAGCTCAGTCACCATCCTGTCCTCCACCTTCCCCTCCTCCAGCAGCACCTCCGCCTCCTCCCTGGCCCTCTCCGCCACAATCTCTCCGGCTTTCGCCAGCAGCGCCGTCGACCCGAACTCCCTATCCATCAGCCCCACCAGCTTCTCCAGGAAGTCCATGATCACATACCCAGTTGGCTTCTCCACTGCTATCTCCTTGCTCCTCTTCCACCCTATCTGCAGGTTGGGCGGCTCCCGCTTCACCGTGCCGCCCCTCACCTTCCGGTCCCGGATTATCTCTGACCTCCGCCGCCTCTCCACCGGGAACCTGTCCGGGCTGATGGTGGTTTCAAACTCCGGCCCTGGGGTTGGGAACTCATCTTCAGCTGCAGCTGAGTTTGAAGCCGATGTGCATTTGATAATATGGAGCAGTGGGCGTTGGTGTGGGACGTTAGACTTGGTGGTTTGGCTTCGTTGGTGATGAAGTGTCTGTAGAGCACGAGGGAggaattgaatttgaattgcaGTGCTGGCAGTGGAAGCCATTGGAGCCTGTTGTTTGGAAGCTTGCTTCCAGTGGAATTGAAGATAAGGTTGGAAATGGAAGCCTTTGACAACGTCAAAATTTTTTTAAGGGTCatgatccatttaataaatttattttatttttaaataatatatatatatttatcatatcttatttttaatattcaaactattctattgattaattaaatgatttaaaaagtgttatattcataaatttttttggcaAATTCTCACAAACTAATCTGATGcacataaattcataataattttatttaaaattaaaatattttatttctctttataTTATAACACGTGTTAGAACATTAGTTACAAAATGTTAAGTTCtattgttatataaaaataaaatagaataataatatatggaataaagaaaaataaaaaaatatttatggtaACCAAACAAAGGGGGTAATGTTAGGATACTCTTGTATATCgatgtttattatattttattaacatatcTCTCCATATTATATTGCATCACTTTTTGGTAGACCTTAATTCTTAGTCACATTTCTTTGCATTTATATTGACATTTTTCTTGTTGGcaagaaaaaaattgtgaaattcaatttttagaatTGAATTATATGGATTTCAACTATATTAATTCAAATTCCATTAAAATagatgaaatttgaaaattaattctataatttgagaataaaatttatttatgaattatatgGATTGCAAGACAAACGTTCTtgggtataattttattttaattatttattttatttatatttagttttatttaaataattaaatataatatatttagtcaattcttattttagaattaattttgaagtttaatatatatttatatagtgcataatttaaaaatatgaatatatatgtattctttTATGATGacagttattttttcttattttaataataaattcaaaatattaaatgtatttcgaaaagtaaaaataaataactttaattttaaatttattttaaacataaatttataaagttTAGTTAAATTAGTCACTTTTGTCTGCGtgcggagagagagagggagagagagaga encodes:
- the LOC127791823 gene encoding protein CHLORORESPIRATORY REDUCTION 41, chloroplastic, whose amino-acid sequence is MASTASTAIQIQFLPRALQTLHHQRSQTTKSNVPHQRPLLHIIKCTSASNSAAAEDEFPTPGPEFETTISPDRFPVERRRRSEIIRDRKVRGGTVKREPPNLQIGWKRSKEIAVEKPTGYVIMDFLEKLVGLMDREFGSTALLAKAGEIVAERAREEAEVLLEEGKVEDRMVTELGRVLKLMEMDLAMVKAAVKEETLSERLQQARARCRQAILVANSF